The Desertifilum tharense IPPAS B-1220 genomic sequence TTTGGAACCGCCAAACTCAATTCGGGGTTGTTTTTGACTCTTCCACCGTTTTTCAACTTCCCGATGGGTCAAAGCGATCGCCCGATGCGTCCTGGGTTACACTAGAACGCTGGCGAGCTTTATCAGCAGAAGCACGGCGCAAATTTCCCCCGTTATGTCCCGATTTTGTTGTTGAACTCCGTTCTGAAACCGATAGCCTCTCTCAACTTCAAGCCAAAATGCAAGCTTATCTGGCAAATGGCATTCGCTTAGGTTGGTTAATCGATCCTTTAACACCCCTAGTCGAAATTTACCGCCCTCAACAACCTGTAGAAACGCTGAATTTCGCAACCGAACAGCCTCCCCTCCTATCTGGCGCAGAGGTTTTACCTGGATTTTTGCTAGATGTGGGTTTAATCCTCAATATCTAAAGCTTGCTCTCTTTCTAGAAGCTGGTAAAAATTACGAGCATATTGAGCAACGAAAAAGTTAGATTACACTCTTGTTTTTGATTGCGACTATACCAACCTCAATCAGAGACGAAAGGCTCAATTGGATAAGACCATAATTTTGACTACCCCTCACACACTCTTAGGGAAGCGATAGAGAAAGCCTAACTCTCTCTTGAAGGATTGTCCATTGGTAACTCATTTGGTCAGCCAGCAGTCAGGGGTGTGTTGGGTTTCGTACCTCAACCTTTCACCAGCCAGCGAATCTTTTATCAAGTGTTAAGAGTTTAATCGATCCTCTAAAAATGTAAGACACTTGAGTTTTAAACAAGAGGGAAGTTATGGATTATCAACATCTCCAAACTCTGAAAAAAGCTAGTTTAGCAATTGTTTTGGGTCTATTGACCTGTAACTGGCCTCTACAAGCAGCGTTTGCTATTGAGTTAAATCTTCCTAATAATCCTAGCTTTCCTACTCGCAGAACGGGTAGTAGCACTCGTTGCCCCTGTTTAGGTCCGTCTCTACTAGAGATTCAAGCGATCGTGCCTAAATCTTTAGTTGGCACCACTACGTTAGTATCTCCAACCTTCCATGTTTATATACCACCCAACCACGCTTATGGAGCCAGGTTTGGCATAGAAGATGAACATGGCAAGATAATCTACGAAACTGTTCTGGATCGCCCCATCC encodes the following:
- a CDS encoding Uma2 family endonuclease; the protein is METLTLNLAPALRLTDEQFYALCMTNQAWRLEMTETGALIIMPPTGGESGIRNSALTTELTLWNRQTQFGVVFDSSTVFQLPDGSKRSPDASWVTLERWRALSAEARRKFPPLCPDFVVELRSETDSLSQLQAKMQAYLANGIRLGWLIDPLTPLVEIYRPQQPVETLNFATEQPPLLSGAEVLPGFLLDVGLILNI